In Aquiflexum balticum DSM 16537, a single genomic region encodes these proteins:
- a CDS encoding Uma2 family endonuclease, protein MENEEERNLVKEPYSGYGHYSYADYLTWDIDHMVELIKGKVFKQAAAAPRRIHQELVLKIGSQLSEHLKGKKCKAYIAPFDVRLPVKSKKHEDIRTVVQPDICVICDLEKLDELGCVGAPDLIMEILSPSNNKKELQNKYEVYEESGVKEYWIIHPYEKTLLVYTLTDGKYISSKLFTLGDHVASRCIEGFVLDLDELFEGLDEI, encoded by the coding sequence ATGGAAAATGAGGAAGAAAGAAACCTGGTCAAAGAACCCTATTCCGGTTATGGGCATTATTCTTATGCCGATTACTTGACTTGGGATATAGACCATATGGTCGAGCTGATCAAAGGAAAAGTATTCAAGCAGGCTGCTGCCGCACCAAGGAGAATCCATCAAGAATTGGTTTTGAAGATTGGTTCACAGTTAAGTGAACATTTGAAGGGTAAAAAGTGCAAAGCCTATATTGCCCCCTTCGATGTCCGCCTTCCTGTCAAATCCAAAAAACATGAGGATATCCGAACTGTTGTACAGCCTGATATCTGTGTAATCTGTGACCTGGAAAAGTTGGATGAATTGGGCTGTGTGGGAGCCCCTGACCTGATTATGGAAATTCTCTCCCCAAGTAACAACAAAAAAGAGCTTCAAAATAAATATGAGGTGTATGAAGAAAGCGGTGTCAAGGAATATTGGATAATCCATCCTTACGAAAAAACACTGTTGGTTTATACGCTGACTGATGGAAAGTATATTTCTTCCAAACTTTTTACTTTAGGCGATCATGTGGCATCAAGATGTATAGAAGGGTTTGTTCTGGATTTGGATGAATTGTTTGAGGGGTTGGATGAGATTTAA
- a CDS encoding ATP-dependent zinc protease family protein, producing MKKLIGRREKITLPEWNLKNVTGKIDTGAYTSSIHCEYVEEKEEGGKKVLFFKVLEPSDKKYNGKILRSENYSQKKVKNSFGHAEIRYKVTTKVIMFGVEFDAEFTLTDRSKMRNPILLGRKILIGRFIVDVQEVNLSKKSLK from the coding sequence ATGAAGAAATTAATTGGAAGAAGAGAGAAAATCACTTTGCCAGAATGGAATCTGAAAAATGTGACCGGCAAAATCGATACAGGAGCTTATACATCTTCCATCCATTGTGAGTACGTAGAAGAAAAGGAAGAAGGCGGGAAAAAGGTGTTGTTTTTTAAGGTTTTGGAGCCTTCAGATAAAAAGTATAATGGGAAAATTCTCAGGTCAGAAAATTATTCCCAAAAAAAAGTCAAGAATTCTTTTGGGCATGCCGAGATCAGGTATAAAGTAACTACAAAAGTCATTATGTTTGGTGTCGAATTCGATGCAGAGTTTACATTGACTGACAGGTCCAAAATGAGGAATCCCATTCTTCTTGGAAGAAAGATATTGATAGGGAGGTTTATAGTAGATGTGCAAGAGGTTAACTTATCAAAAAAATCATTGAAATGA
- a CDS encoding winged helix-turn-helix domain-containing protein, giving the protein MKGNYDKAFENVIRLRIMSILMVNEQFDFNSFKELLEVTDGNLASHLKNLENSEYIMVEKSFQGRKPLTNYSATNAGKEAFKLHLEFLENLINENKP; this is encoded by the coding sequence GTGAAGGGGAATTACGACAAAGCTTTTGAAAATGTCATCCGGCTGCGGATCATGTCTATTCTGATGGTCAATGAGCAGTTTGATTTCAATTCATTCAAGGAACTGTTGGAAGTGACGGATGGTAACCTTGCTTCTCACTTAAAAAATCTTGAAAATTCAGAATATATCATGGTAGAAAAATCATTTCAAGGTAGAAAGCCATTGACCAATTATTCGGCTACAAATGCTGGCAAAGAGGCTTTCAAATTACACCTCGAGTTTCTGGAAAATCTAATCAACGAAAATAAACCTTAA
- the hemC gene encoding hydroxymethylbilane synthase has product MNKPIRIGTRGSKLALWQAYHVADLLKVKGLASEIVIIETKGDKILDVSIAKIGSKGVFTEELEMQLSSGEIDIAVHSAKDMQSRLPDGFEIIAFTEREEVNDIILSHKEGIDYKNADQSLVLGTSSTRRVATLKHFYPHIQTVEIRGNLQTRIAKMESGVCDALLLAYAGAHRMGYDDLIRFKLSLDEFTPAVGQGSVALESSSNLDPVVKNQIIEACHHRETGYRLLAERAFLRVLEGGCSIPVFALADLEKDILHLKGGIVSLDGRKRIVQKVSGSAIQAEELGKKLADLVLSDGGEEILKEIKKLLKK; this is encoded by the coding sequence ATGAACAAACCCATCCGGATAGGCACTAGAGGTAGCAAACTGGCCCTTTGGCAAGCTTACCATGTTGCTGACTTGCTCAAGGTCAAAGGTTTGGCAAGTGAAATTGTTATTATTGAGACCAAAGGAGATAAGATTCTAGATGTTTCCATCGCAAAAATCGGAAGCAAGGGAGTTTTTACCGAGGAATTGGAAATGCAGCTCTCATCGGGAGAAATTGACATTGCGGTCCATAGTGCCAAAGACATGCAATCCAGGTTACCGGACGGATTTGAAATCATCGCTTTCACTGAAAGGGAGGAAGTCAATGATATCATTCTAAGTCACAAAGAAGGGATTGATTACAAAAATGCTGATCAGTCTTTGGTATTGGGAACTTCTTCAACAAGGAGAGTCGCCACATTGAAGCATTTTTATCCACATATCCAAACGGTAGAGATCAGGGGCAACCTGCAGACCAGGATTGCCAAAATGGAATCTGGAGTCTGCGATGCACTTTTGTTGGCCTATGCCGGAGCGCATCGAATGGGGTATGATGATTTGATCAGGTTTAAACTTTCACTGGACGAATTTACCCCTGCGGTAGGCCAGGGAAGTGTGGCCCTGGAATCCTCTTCCAATTTGGATCCGGTTGTAAAAAACCAAATCATTGAAGCATGCCATCACCGGGAAACGGGATATAGGTTACTTGCTGAAAGGGCTTTTTTACGGGTTTTGGAGGGAGGCTGTAGCATCCCTGTCTTTGCTTTGGCTGATTTGGAAAAGGATATTTTACACTTAAAAGGCGGGATTGTCAGCCTTGACGGTCGGAAAAGAATAGTTCAAAAAGTATCAGGCAGCGCCATTCAGGCAGAAGAGTTAGGCAAGAAATTGGCAGACCTTGTCTTAAGTGATGGGGGAGAAGAAATTTTGAAGGAAATAAAAAAATTATTAAAAAAATGA
- a CDS encoding peptidylprolyl isomerase, whose amino-acid sequence MKRLNLVSLTIFGMLFFSCKSEKDHLIKIQTRHGDMYAILFDETPKHKQNFIDLAETGRFDSTEFHRIIPEFMIQGGDVFGKEMLPKEEWYTIPSEIIPGLIHSKGMIAAARQGDNVNPERNSSGTQFYIVQGKVYSREELVTDMKLLSETFFKYIQLSSNIELKETYSRLYEMQEFDSLTQILLGEKQNLESFYGINLEKSMTSEQIEVYTTVGGAPHLDNEYTVFGQVVKGLEVIDKIANEKTGRGDKPLEPVLMKVTVEELSKAKISKEYGHSY is encoded by the coding sequence ATGAAAAGACTAAATCTAGTTTCTTTAACCATTTTTGGGATGTTGTTTTTTTCATGCAAATCAGAAAAAGACCATCTCATCAAGATTCAAACACGTCACGGTGATATGTACGCCATATTGTTTGATGAAACACCAAAACATAAGCAAAATTTCATCGATTTAGCTGAAACGGGAAGATTTGATTCTACCGAATTTCACAGGATCATTCCGGAATTCATGATTCAGGGCGGAGATGTATTTGGAAAAGAAATGCTGCCTAAAGAAGAATGGTACACAATTCCATCCGAAATAATTCCAGGATTGATTCACAGTAAAGGTATGATTGCAGCCGCAAGACAGGGGGATAATGTTAATCCAGAAAGAAATTCCAGCGGTACACAGTTTTATATTGTCCAAGGCAAGGTATATTCAAGAGAGGAATTGGTGACAGATATGAAACTGTTGTCGGAGACATTTTTCAAGTACATCCAGCTGAGCAGCAACATTGAATTGAAAGAAACATACAGTAGGTTATATGAAATGCAGGAGTTTGATTCGCTCACTCAAATATTATTGGGGGAGAAGCAAAATCTGGAATCATTTTATGGAATCAATCTTGAAAAATCTATGACCAGTGAACAAATTGAAGTTTACACAACTGTAGGTGGTGCCCCTCATTTGGATAATGAATACACTGTCTTCGGTCAAGTGGTCAAGGGATTGGAAGTGATCGATAAAATAGCCAATGAGAAAACCGGGAGAGGTGATAAGCCATTGGAACCGGTTTTAATGAAAGTAACCGTTGAAGAACTTTCCAAAGCAAAAATCTCCAAAGAATATGGCCATTCTTACTGA
- a CDS encoding ABC transporter ATP-binding protein, whose protein sequence is MNTYLRILSYAKPYRRYFPVYILYTLLAIIFGLLNFTLLKPLFDVIFEQVGPGDMNRYLTKPEFSFSIAYFLDLFNHYFLKISETYGKFGTLLYVCIIIVISVFLANLFTYLSGVVLAKVRAEIIKKMRMDIFIRVTGMHLGFFSNERKGDLMSKMTNDIQEVENSIVQSLRVVFKEPVTIILYFAVLFFMSVKLTLFTIILIPVSGAIIGGITRRLKKKAVESQESLGRIVNILDETIGGMRVIKAFGAQKYITKKFDEETDYYSDVNVSMARKNELASPISQFLGVSVVAGILLYGGSLVLSNTSDLSASDFITYIIIFTQVLNPAKEISRAASSIQRGLASAERIFNVVDTQSDIQNIPKPTIIEGFNEAIVFENVSFSYEKENVLKEISFVLEKGKTIALVGPSGGGKSTLADLVPRFYDPSEGTIKLDGRELKTIELESLRKQMGIVTQESILFNDTVFNNIAFGVDGFLEEQVIEAAKIANAHEFIVQLENGYHTSIGERGSKLSGGQRQRLSIARAVLKNPPILILDEATSALDSQSEKLVQEALTNLMSNRTTLVIAHRLSTIQHADEILVIKNGQIVQQGSHQQLIEEDGLYKKLSTMQSV, encoded by the coding sequence ATGAATACCTATCTCAGGATCTTATCATACGCAAAACCATACAGGCGATATTTCCCCGTTTATATCCTTTATACCTTATTAGCCATTATTTTCGGGTTACTGAACTTTACACTTCTAAAGCCGCTGTTTGATGTCATTTTTGAACAGGTTGGTCCAGGAGATATGAACAGGTATTTGACCAAACCTGAATTTTCATTTTCAATAGCTTATTTCCTGGATTTATTCAATCATTATTTTCTTAAGATATCTGAAACATACGGCAAATTCGGAACCCTCTTATATGTATGCATAATTATCGTCATTTCCGTTTTCCTGGCAAATCTTTTTACTTACTTATCAGGGGTGGTACTTGCCAAAGTCAGGGCTGAGATCATTAAAAAAATGAGGATGGATATTTTTATCCGTGTTACCGGGATGCACCTTGGATTTTTTTCAAACGAGCGAAAAGGAGATCTGATGTCAAAAATGACCAATGACATACAAGAGGTAGAAAACAGCATAGTTCAGTCTCTAAGGGTCGTATTCAAAGAACCGGTCACCATAATTCTTTATTTCGCTGTATTATTTTTCATGTCGGTGAAGCTGACACTTTTCACCATTATCCTCATTCCCGTATCAGGAGCGATTATCGGCGGGATTACCCGAAGGTTGAAAAAGAAAGCTGTGGAAAGCCAGGAATCATTGGGAAGAATTGTCAATATACTGGACGAAACAATAGGAGGAATGCGTGTCATCAAAGCCTTTGGTGCCCAAAAATACATCACCAAAAAATTTGATGAAGAAACAGATTATTACTCTGATGTCAATGTTTCAATGGCCCGAAAAAACGAGTTGGCATCTCCGATTTCTCAATTTTTGGGTGTCAGTGTGGTTGCAGGTATCTTGCTTTATGGGGGCAGTTTGGTATTGAGCAACACTTCCGACCTCAGTGCTTCGGATTTTATCACCTATATCATCATCTTCACACAGGTATTGAATCCGGCCAAGGAGATCTCACGGGCAGCCAGCAGTATTCAGAGGGGTTTAGCTTCAGCTGAAAGGATATTCAATGTTGTGGATACCCAAAGTGACATTCAGAATATTCCTAAGCCCACAATTATTGAAGGATTCAATGAAGCGATAGTCTTTGAGAATGTTTCTTTCAGTTATGAGAAGGAGAATGTTTTGAAAGAAATCAGTTTCGTATTGGAAAAAGGTAAAACAATTGCTTTGGTAGGTCCTTCAGGAGGAGGGAAATCAACTTTGGCAGATTTGGTGCCGAGATTTTATGACCCTTCCGAAGGAACTATAAAACTTGACGGGAGGGAATTGAAAACAATTGAATTGGAAAGTCTAAGGAAACAAATGGGGATAGTCACGCAGGAGTCCATATTATTCAATGATACTGTTTTCAATAATATTGCCTTTGGAGTTGATGGATTTTTAGAAGAGCAGGTCATCGAAGCTGCGAAAATAGCCAACGCCCATGAATTTATCGTCCAATTGGAGAACGGATACCATACTTCTATCGGTGAAAGAGGCTCCAAACTATCCGGAGGGCAGCGCCAAAGATTAAGTATTGCCCGAGCAGTTTTGAAAAATCCTCCGATTCTGATTTTAGATGAGGCAACTTCAGCATTGGATTCCCAATCTGAAAAGCTCGTACAGGAAGCTTTGACCAATTTGATGAGCAACAGGACAACTTTGGTGATTGCCCACAGGCTCAGTACAATACAACATGCTGATGAAATTCTCGTAATCAAGAATGGTCAGATTGTACAACAGGGATCCCATCAGCAACTGATAGAAGAAGACGGACTCTACAAGAAACTTTCCACAATGCAGTCTGTTTAG
- a CDS encoding DUF4153 domain-containing protein has product MNEEILNHIEDPAYLETLYRNNKSDFKKSFDQIYPELKDNKLAEFWRERLSYDSDSISWGTKNEWGLIALLSLIAGICVKFPAIFSIDEEFFFPRNTSIIVFTALAIYFAKKNHLPLNKTVLISGAVLFSLVYINLLPNNPESNTLILACIHLPLLLWGIFGFSFLGNETQDLLKRLEFLRFNGDLAVMSGLLLIAGGMMTGITLGLFELIGLKIEVFFFQNIVIFGLPMVPIVAAFLTHSNPQLVNKVSPVIAKLFSPLVLVMLVVYLTAIVISGKDPYNDREFLLIFNLLLIGVMALIFFSVAESANRQKNQFGTWVLLLLAVVTSVVNLIALSAIIYRISEWGISPNRIAVLGANILMFTHLLIVITKLLKSVTQKTELSEVGKSIVLYIPIYLAWAFVVVFTFPLIFGFQ; this is encoded by the coding sequence ATGAATGAAGAAATCTTAAACCACATAGAAGATCCGGCATATCTGGAAACTCTGTATCGAAATAATAAATCTGACTTTAAAAAATCATTTGACCAGATTTATCCAGAGCTCAAAGACAATAAATTGGCTGAATTCTGGCGCGAAAGGCTTAGCTATGATTCCGATTCCATCTCTTGGGGAACAAAGAATGAATGGGGATTAATAGCCCTCCTCTCTCTCATTGCAGGAATTTGCGTCAAATTTCCAGCTATCTTCTCCATTGATGAGGAATTCTTTTTTCCAAGGAATACCAGCATCATTGTATTCACTGCTTTGGCAATATACTTTGCAAAAAAGAATCACCTACCATTGAACAAAACAGTCTTGATTTCAGGAGCTGTTTTGTTCAGTTTAGTATACATCAATTTACTGCCCAACAATCCTGAAAGCAATACATTGATTTTGGCCTGCATCCATTTACCCCTATTGCTTTGGGGAATATTTGGATTTTCATTCTTGGGCAATGAAACTCAAGATTTATTGAAAAGACTTGAATTCCTCCGATTCAATGGGGATTTGGCGGTTATGTCAGGGCTTTTACTGATTGCCGGTGGGATGATGACCGGGATTACTTTGGGTTTGTTCGAGTTGATTGGTCTTAAGATTGAGGTCTTTTTCTTTCAAAATATCGTGATTTTTGGACTACCTATGGTACCGATTGTTGCTGCTTTTCTTACCCACTCCAATCCTCAGTTGGTCAACAAAGTCTCCCCCGTAATTGCCAAATTGTTCAGCCCTTTGGTTTTGGTGATGCTTGTCGTTTACCTTACTGCCATTGTAATTTCCGGTAAAGATCCCTACAACGACAGGGAATTTCTATTGATTTTCAATCTGCTCTTGATTGGTGTAATGGCATTGATTTTCTTTTCTGTCGCCGAAAGTGCGAACAGGCAGAAAAATCAATTTGGCACATGGGTTCTTTTATTGTTGGCTGTTGTCACTTCAGTGGTGAATCTAATCGCACTATCAGCAATAATCTATCGCATCTCGGAATGGGGGATTTCCCCTAATAGGATAGCTGTTCTAGGCGCCAATATTTTGATGTTTACGCATCTCTTGATCGTTATCACGAAACTGTTAAAGTCTGTCACCCAAAAAACTGAATTATCAGAAGTTGGCAAATCAATAGTCCTCTATATTCCTATATATTTAGCTTGGGCATTTGTAGTCGTGTTTACCTTCCCATTGATTTTTGGGTTCCAATAA
- a CDS encoding GlmU family protein, translating to MDNLILFDDPAIRGSLLPFTFTRPVADIRVGILKISEKWEKYAGMKAGFHTQDYLSEKFPKNDSPALMINGAVCPDQGLWNQITLLKTDQSLWSQNMLIACYSKQPSLFQVEQAKKQQAVQYESAFISVQKTWNIFQHNSAEIQKDFELITSGRISNEISDPHSVVYNPSKVFIEEGVKIKAAVLNAEGGPIYLGKHSEVQEGALIRGPFALCEGSTVNMGAKLRGDTTVGPFSKVGGEISNSVIFGFSNKGHDGFLGNAVIGEWCNLGADTNTSNLKNNYAPVKVWDYTRGGFSNTGLQFCGLMMGDHSKCGINTMFNTGTVVGVGANVFGDGFPRNFIPSFSWGGASGFSTFQVRKFEEVAIAVMKRRGKVYDQTEKEIIQKVFELTRHYRIWDKEV from the coding sequence ATGGACAATTTGATTTTATTTGATGACCCTGCAATCAGGGGCTCACTTTTGCCTTTTACTTTTACACGCCCTGTGGCAGATATCAGGGTAGGGATATTGAAGATTTCAGAAAAATGGGAGAAATATGCAGGTATGAAGGCTGGCTTCCATACCCAGGATTACCTGTCTGAGAAGTTCCCCAAAAACGATTCTCCGGCTTTGATGATCAACGGAGCTGTTTGTCCGGACCAAGGACTTTGGAATCAAATAACCCTGTTAAAAACAGATCAATCCCTTTGGTCTCAAAACATGCTGATTGCTTGCTATTCTAAGCAACCCTCACTTTTCCAAGTTGAGCAAGCAAAAAAACAGCAGGCTGTCCAATATGAATCAGCCTTTATTTCCGTCCAAAAGACCTGGAATATTTTTCAGCACAATTCCGCAGAAATTCAAAAAGATTTTGAACTGATCACTTCCGGGCGAATCTCCAATGAAATTTCTGACCCACACTCTGTAGTTTATAATCCTTCAAAGGTTTTTATCGAAGAAGGTGTCAAAATAAAAGCTGCGGTGCTCAATGCTGAGGGAGGGCCCATATATCTTGGTAAACATTCAGAAGTTCAGGAAGGGGCATTGATCAGAGGGCCATTTGCTTTGTGCGAAGGCTCGACAGTAAACATGGGTGCCAAGCTCAGGGGAGACACAACGGTAGGGCCTTTTTCAAAAGTGGGTGGAGAAATCTCTAACTCTGTGATTTTTGGTTTTAGCAATAAAGGGCATGATGGATTTTTGGGCAATGCTGTCATCGGTGAATGGTGTAATCTTGGTGCAGATACCAACACCTCCAATCTCAAAAACAATTATGCCCCTGTCAAAGTATGGGATTATACCCGAGGGGGTTTTTCCAATACCGGATTGCAGTTTTGTGGACTGATGATGGGAGACCATTCCAAATGTGGGATCAATACCATGTTCAATACAGGAACCGTTGTTGGAGTAGGTGCCAATGTTTTCGGAGATGGATTTCCCAGAAACTTTATTCCTTCATTTTCATGGGGTGGGGCATCGGGTTTCAGTACTTTTCAGGTGAGAAAATTTGAAGAAGTGGCCATCGCTGTTATGAAACGCAGGGGAAAAGTCTATGACCAAACCGAAAAAGAAATTATCCAAAAGGTTTTCGAATTGACGAGACATTACCGTATTTGGGACAAAGAAGTATAA
- a CDS encoding type B 50S ribosomal protein L31, whose amino-acid sequence MKKDIHPKYRDVVFFDTSSDYKFITKSTIETSETIEWEDGKQYPVYKIEVSSNSHPFYTGKKMLLDTAGRVEKFNKRYAKK is encoded by the coding sequence ATGAAAAAAGACATTCATCCAAAATACAGAGACGTCGTATTCTTCGATACCTCAAGTGATTACAAATTCATCACCAAGTCTACTATCGAAACCAGTGAGACTATTGAGTGGGAAGACGGAAAGCAATATCCGGTTTACAAGATAGAAGTAAGCTCTAATTCACATCCATTCTACACAGGTAAGAAGATGTTGTTGGATACTGCAGGTAGGGTAGAGAAATTCAACAAGAGATACGCTAAAAAATAA
- a CDS encoding DNA polymerase III subunit produces the protein MLFSSIPGLGEVKEKIIQAVKTNHLAHALLFHGPEGSPNLRMALALATYLHCQNPGEEDSCGHCPSCQKMAKLVHPDMNFAFPMPGESKEEENPNKEKKVDFMASFRNFAINIPYANISDWIYHNGFEKKQLNISKGAARQIIKTLSLKSFEGGFKIMLIWAPEFMHSTSANSLLKVLEEPPEKTVFLLVTSHPEQLLTTILSRTQKIMVRAFSDEEVMSHLVSDGLCSREAAVQIAPLADGNMREAYRMVDQVEDENTVLIRDWFRSCYSLDVNLMFEFVEKFSSKDKEAQKSILLSGINVVREVMLDKSKVAELMRSVEADRDFIHKLGIHVMDEGKLSKVYELLNEAYYHLERNANQKILFGDLSFQISKTMRSKETVSA, from the coding sequence ATGTTGTTTTCATCCATACCGGGACTGGGAGAAGTCAAGGAAAAAATCATACAGGCTGTCAAGACCAATCATTTGGCGCATGCCTTATTGTTTCATGGTCCTGAGGGCTCACCCAATCTTAGGATGGCACTGGCATTGGCGACTTATCTGCATTGTCAAAACCCTGGAGAAGAAGATTCCTGTGGTCATTGTCCATCTTGCCAGAAAATGGCCAAGCTGGTGCATCCGGATATGAATTTCGCCTTTCCAATGCCGGGTGAATCCAAGGAAGAAGAAAATCCAAACAAGGAAAAGAAAGTTGATTTTATGGCTTCTTTTAGAAATTTTGCCATAAATATTCCTTACGCAAATATTTCGGACTGGATTTATCATAACGGTTTTGAAAAAAAACAACTCAATATTTCCAAAGGTGCAGCCAGACAAATCATCAAAACCCTTTCCTTGAAGTCTTTTGAAGGAGGATTTAAGATCATGCTGATTTGGGCACCTGAATTTATGCATTCAACCTCAGCCAATTCACTTTTGAAGGTTTTGGAAGAACCGCCTGAGAAAACTGTTTTTTTGTTGGTCACCTCCCATCCTGAACAATTGTTGACCACAATATTGTCCCGTACCCAAAAAATTATGGTGAGGGCATTTTCGGATGAAGAAGTGATGTCACATTTAGTGTCTGATGGATTGTGTTCAAGGGAAGCGGCTGTTCAGATTGCCCCCTTGGCTGATGGAAACATGCGTGAAGCATACAGGATGGTGGATCAGGTTGAAGATGAAAACACCGTTCTTATCAGGGATTGGTTTAGGTCTTGTTATTCGCTTGATGTGAATTTGATGTTTGAGTTTGTTGAAAAATTCAGCAGCAAAGACAAGGAAGCCCAGAAATCGATTTTGTTGAGTGGTATCAATGTGGTCAGGGAAGTGATGCTGGACAAATCAAAAGTGGCTGAACTGATGAGAAGTGTGGAAGCAGATAGGGATTTTATACATAAATTGGGGATCCATGTTATGGACGAGGGTAAATTAAGTAAAGTATATGAATTGCTTAATGAGGCCTACTATCACTTGGAAAGAAATGCCAACCAAAAGATACTTTTCGGAGATCTTTCCTTCCAGATTTCAAAAACAATGAGGTCAAAAGAAACAGTTTCTGCATGA
- the rimK gene encoding 30S ribosomal protein S6--L-glutamate ligase has translation MKIAILSRNSHLYSTRRLIEAIRAAGHEALVVDHSLCDLIIEQEGPSIIYKGEKLVGVDAIIPRIGASVTFYGTAVVRQFELMGAFSAVESQAIVRSRDKLRSLQILSKAGLGMPKTAFTNFSKGGEKALIERVGGAPLIIKLLEGTQGLGVVLAETKKAGQSVIEAFHGLKARIIVQEFIKEAKGADIRAFVVNGKVVGAMKRQGAEGEFRSNLHRGGVATVIKLSKAEKIAALGAAKALGLAIAGVDLLQSERGPLILEVNSSPGLEGIEKATRINIAGEIVKYIEESVQKKINKRNIKNEQTHPDRH, from the coding sequence ATGAAGATTGCGATTTTATCGAGGAACTCCCATCTGTATTCAACAAGGAGATTAATTGAAGCCATTAGAGCAGCTGGACATGAAGCTTTGGTGGTTGACCACTCTCTTTGTGACCTGATTATTGAACAGGAAGGTCCCTCCATTATATATAAGGGAGAAAAACTTGTGGGAGTTGATGCGATTATTCCCAGAATCGGGGCTTCGGTCACTTTTTACGGGACAGCTGTTGTTCGTCAATTTGAACTGATGGGTGCTTTTTCGGCTGTTGAATCCCAGGCAATTGTAAGAAGTCGGGATAAATTGAGAAGTCTTCAGATTCTTTCCAAAGCAGGTTTGGGCATGCCAAAAACAGCTTTTACCAACTTTTCCAAAGGAGGTGAAAAAGCATTGATCGAACGGGTGGGAGGAGCGCCATTGATTATCAAGCTGTTGGAAGGGACCCAGGGTTTAGGGGTGGTATTGGCCGAAACAAAAAAAGCGGGACAATCCGTAATTGAAGCTTTCCATGGGCTTAAAGCCAGAATTATAGTTCAGGAATTTATTAAAGAAGCCAAAGGAGCTGATATCCGTGCATTTGTGGTCAATGGCAAAGTAGTTGGTGCGATGAAACGTCAGGGAGCAGAAGGGGAATTTCGTTCCAACCTTCACAGAGGAGGGGTAGCCACTGTCATAAAACTTTCTAAAGCGGAAAAAATTGCAGCCCTTGGGGCTGCAAAAGCCCTTGGACTGGCCATTGCCGGTGTTGATCTGTTACAATCTGAAAGAGGTCCATTGATTTTGGAAGTAAACAGTTCTCCGGGGCTTGAAGGTATTGAAAAGGCAACCAGGATAAATATAGCCGGGGAAATAGTAAAATATATTGAGGAGTCAGTTCAGAAGAAAATCAATAAAAGGAACATTAAAAATGAACAAACCCATCCGGATAGGCACTAG